Below is a genomic region from Astyanax mexicanus isolate ESR-SI-001 chromosome 25, AstMex3_surface, whole genome shotgun sequence.
ATCTTTAACCATCAGAAACATCAGCAGAGAAGATTCTGGAGTTTATAAATTACAGATCATTACTGGACCCTCAGTCTCAGTCTGGAGATTCAGTGTTAAAGTTTATGGTGAGTACATCtagttttcttttatatattttacagattAAATTGGTTTCAGACTCTAGACCAACAGAATTTATTGGTGGTTGCTCTGGTTCAAGAagggttgctaaggggttgcttggtggttgcctGTTGCCTCCTATGGGGTTGCCATAGTATTTTAATTGGTTTATTAGGTGTTCAGTGTGGTTGGGTGGGTGCTACctagtgtatttttattaataattgttGCACAACAGCAAAGCACAATATTGATTATGATAAAGTAAGTGATCGGACATtcgtttttaatgtttattttaaagttgtgCAGTTTTAGACCTGCACTGATCTGATATGggcagtaatgtttttttattataattattataacaacAAATAGATGGCCTGTCTAAAGTCAGAATGTATACATACTGTTTTTATACAATTCTTAAATAAACATCTTGCTCAGCAACAACAGCTTCACTATAAGCTCCTCAGAGACAGACACGAGTCAGCAGTGTGTAATGAAATAGAGACTTCATACATGTTGTTTATAAACCAAAGAATTTATCAGACAAGTTAAAACCTGTCTGAACTGAATAATCAGCAGCTGCAGTGTAAGAACTTTTCACACTACCAGTATTCGAGGGACGCTGTTTATGGTTTAAAGTATTTTGGTGTATTGATGCTACATTGGGTAATGCTTGTAATTCAGCTCTAAATATATTCACATTTGTTTTTTCTACATTACGAATTTCAATCACACAGCTCCAGCCCCAAAGCCGGTCATAAGAACTCGAGCTGAAAGCCGTTCAGCTCTTCCCAGAGGCTCATGTTCTCCTGTGTGTTTTGTGGAGAACGGGGAGGATGTGAGTTTATCCTGGTATGAAGATAAAGAGAGAATCTCCAGTATCAGTAGAGCAGATTCCAGTGATTCCAGTCTTCATCTTCTTCTGAACAGAACCTTCCCAACAAACTACACTTACACCTGTGTATCTGATAATCCCCTCAGTAATCAGTCCACCCAACTAAACATCGCAGAACTCTGTCCTTTTAAAGAAGGTAGGTAATTATAATAATCATTGCTTTTTGATTTATTATTCACTCTGGTGATACTGATGTTGATGCACTGCTGTTTATATTAGTCTTAGTAATTTAACTTCAGTATTTCCTACTTTGCTGCAGCATAGATGTTTACAGGTggtgtttttgtttatgttcttaTTATTAAGATAAATGTCCAGATGGTTGTGTGAGGATACCGACTGCTGCTCTGATCTCTGTTGGGCTTTTGGGAGCTGCTCTAATATTAATATCATTCATATGGTTTTGGAAAAGGAGCAAAAAGCAACCAGGCAAGAAATACATCTGTTTATGCAGCATCTATTGCACTTCATTATTTTGTCTTACAGATATTTgaactacacacacattatacaattCACTGTTCTGTCTGTAGTTTCAGAAGAAGAAGTGAATTATTCTGAACTGAACACTGGACCACGGAAACCAGAACAAACATCAGAAAATTCAAAAGAGGTAAttctataaacacatttatattaaactACTAATCCCTGATTGAACTCTATCACTTTGAAAAGTCATTGTGAATAAACACGGTACTTAAAATACTGGACTGGCTTTAAGTTTTAGACACATAATTGAGTGTATTCTCTAGTTTCCAGTACAAAACACTGGGGATTTCCTGAATACCAGTTCTGCTGGTCCTTCATTCTTACTAGTGACTAAATAAAGGGATTTAATGATGTAGCACAAACAGTTCTGTAGTGAAGTCTACTCTGTGTACAAGTGTGGGGGAGGGTAATCTTTTTAAATACAAACAGGAATTTAGTTTAAGCGAATCAAACCATCTCAAAGGTGTGATGATGCAGGTCTGAGCGTTAAACTAGTCTCACTGGTTTAACGAATTTGTTGAGACACGTGAGAAACTTCAATAACGATGTATTTTCTCATCACATCTGCTCTTCTACACGGCATAATCTCTTATATTCTTATGAGGTCATTGTGTTATTTCTAAAGAATGCCTCTGCTTCTGTGTTTAATGACCTGATTTATCATGATTAGGATGAAGGTCAATAGTGCCCGCTGTAAGTATGAAGATGATTTAACACTGATGACTCAGATTAGTGACCCTGGGCTTTTTAGGGACTTTTAGGCAGCTTTTTACAGCCACTCAAAGGCAGCTTGATTCCAGAGTCGTTACAGGACCTTTTTTCTGTGCCAGATTACACATAAACATATTGAATTCCCTTTTGGATCTATTATTAATGTTCTGAACTGACTCTACGGATCACATTAACGCCTCAAGGCTCAAAATAAAACTGGAAGGACTGTGTGAATTAAGCGTGCTCTCCTGTAGACCTTGAGTTTAACTGTAGTCTGATGCTGTGTTTTACAGGTAAACGGTACCAGAGTTCAAGACCAGGATTCATCAGTGGTGTACTCAGATATCATGATATAAGTCTGCATTTAtcctttttttatgattatttattttcagaaatgtatttttagcTGCCTTTTTGTCATACAACaagctatttttattattttattattttactataaaCAGTGTTTCAGTGCTctgattattatcattataacaGTTCAGTAGGAtgtattttaaatagattttactCTGTTGAGCTTCTGCCTGAACTTGACCGAGCATTTTAATTAGTGTTATTATTCAACACCATGAACTCCAGATGGATTTAATATCCACTCCTGGTGTTACTATAGAATCCAGTCAGCTtaacaattatttatatattaattcaaTTTTTACAACAATAATTGTTGTTACATGAAGAACCATAAAAGAACCAGTTTTGGTTCCATAAGGGACCCTGATTGTAATATAGATGTCTGAAAGTGATACGAAGGTTCTCTAAAGTTTGATCACATTCACACCTCTTTATTACAGTCAGGGTTCTTTAAGGAACCAGAACTGGTATTTTTATGGTATCACTTAAAGATTAATCTGTACCATAATAGTTTTAAATGTACTAAACTCATGGAACAAGTCTAGTTTTAAAATGCCCTAAAACATCCCTAGATATGTAAACCTCTTAGAGGATTGTGTAATTTCTTGGTTATTTAATAAATGTGACCGTCCTACCTTTACTTACACATCCTACCTTTTCTGGGTCAAGTATTGAGGGAGGTGTCAGGTGAGGTAAtgcctaaaaaaaacaataacaaacatCAACATAATGATGTGATTATTATGAGGGGATGGCATCACTTGTTTGTCTAGAGAAGGAATGACTATGTCTAAAGCTTTGAGTAGGATTGTAAATGTTAGAACCTTATCGTGTTGTCACACACCAGTGTCAGACATCAGAAACCCTTCATTATTCATGTAAGAGAAACTAGAGCTTTAGAGAACCACCAACACACAAGCTTGTTCAGTCTCAAATTTCTGTTCAGAGTATTTAGTGCTCTGTGCTTTGTTAGTGAAGGTCAACAAGGACAAAGCTATTTCTGATTGGTGCTCTTTATTACTGTAAAAtagttcagtgtaaaaacatgtTATTCTAGGATTAGAAAAgctgttttaaaactgtttattattaTGGGCGTTGCCTGCTTATAGTAAATGCATTTCTTCAACAACAGCGCCCCCTGGTGTTAAATTAGGCATGATaaaattacttaactttttttagtaGACAGCATTAGTAATAAGACCAGTAGTAGATCAGTTCAGTTTTTCAGTAAACatgcatttatatatttgtaaaaaaaaaaatagactagaaaaatAAAGTAGAAGGTCACCATTTAATATTCCCCTAATTGTAACATCACAACTgataaaaaaacaccataaacatGTATATAGTCTGTATATGCTGACTTCTAAAAAAGTTGACCGTTTAACatgttttagattatcaaacagatTTTAAAgtaacagataagaaaacaaagacattgattatctatcagtctggaagtCATTGCATAGTCATTATAGTCTATATAcaagtcaaatatatatatatatatatatatatatatatatatatatatagagagagagagacagagagagagagagagagagagagagagagagagagacagagagacagagagagagagagagagaaattactTTGGAATGacttccagactgatagataatcaATGTCTTtgttttctcaaacttttttcatttgataaataaaattagcttttaaaaagtgtttttttctgataatcagaaaaatataatgataaaaaagGCAAAATCTAAAAATTCCTTTTGgaaatactttttttgt
It encodes:
- the LOC111188919 gene encoding CD48 antigen-like, which translates into the protein MFIFRITGAVFSLIHCVLFTAGEEVVKLQELEGNTVTLHTGLTGVQSEAQILWFYRSEKSDIRIVNSLIIRGEDITDYYTDRFRDRLQLIRSSGSLTIRNISREDSGVYKLQIITGPSVSVWRFSVKVYAPAPKPVIRTRAESRSALPRGSCSPVCFVENGEDVSLSWYEDKERISSISRADSSDSSLHLLLNRTFPTNYTYTCVSDNPLSNQSTQLNIAELCPFKEGR